A window of Cryptomeria japonica chromosome 3, Sugi_1.0, whole genome shotgun sequence contains these coding sequences:
- the LOC131066361 gene encoding VQ motif-containing protein 11 gives MKNIMAKSQSIAQGSKQSGSANSECTTSYKQTIIYTTFLETESHSFKELVQKHTGVSEGEKLPVTMPPKKSSRGSAVAGLKSDGGFALIKGGIEVGPQKSAFKLHHRRQFHKRLEMQLGLGHDDASAPKLVAGNGCVLSPTLNPSPCTPLGPIDPFTCSSTSYCYNNYSTSCCSTPSCNQSPYLDEQGEEFCFEASAIRVKSEPELLPLFPLHSPIKPRN, from the coding sequence ATGAAGAATATCATGGCGAAATCCCAATCCATAGCTCAAGGTTCAAAGCAGAGTGGATCTGCAAACTCTGAATGTACTACCTCATACAAGCAGACAATTATTTACACCACATTTCTTGAGACAGAGAGCCATTCCTTCAAGGAGCTTGTGCAGAAACATACTGGAGTTTCAGAGGGTGAAAAGCTCCCTGTCACCATGCCTCCAAAAAAATCAAGCAGAGGCAGTGCAGTTGCAGGGCTCAAATCAGATGGTGGTTTTGCATTGATCAAGGGTGGGATTGAAGTGGGTCCTCAGAAATCAGCCTTTAAGCTTCACCACAGAAGGCAGTTTCACAAGAGATTAGAGATGCAGTTGGGCCTCGGTCATGATGATGCCTCTGCACCAAAATTAGTAGCAGGTAATGGTTGTGTGTTGTCACCCACTCTGAATCCCAGCCCATGCACTCCTCTTGGGCCTATTGATCCATTCACTTGTTCATCAACAAGCTATTGCTATAATAATTATAGCACATCATGTTGTTCTACTCCTTCCTGCAATCAGTCCCCATATTTGGATGAGCAGGGTGAAGAGTTCTGTTTTGAGGCTTCTGCCATTAGAGTGAAAAGTGAACCAGAGTTGCTTCCCCTGTTTCCCCTGCATTCTCCAATAAAACCCAGAAACTGA